The Chitinimonas arctica region CCGACAACTGTTCGGCATGCAATTTGACCGGGAGACCCAAGGCCCGGGCCGCCAGGAACAGCCGCTCCACCTGGGCGGGACTGAAGCCGATATTTTCGCAGAAGGCATCCACCGCATCGACCAGGCCCTCGGCCGCCAGTTCGTGCAACCAATGGATACAGGCGTCGATATAGTCATCCGGCCGCCCCTGGAACTCGGCGGGCAAGGCGTGGGCCGCCAGATAGCTGGTGTGGACATTGACGCCGCGCTGGCTGGCCAGCGCCCTGGCCACCCGCAGCATCTTGCGCTCCGACGCGAAATCCAGGCCGTAGCCGGATTTGATCTCCACCGTGGTCAAGCCCTCGCGCAGCATGCCATCCAGGCGGACCAGGGCGGAAGCCAGCAGGGCCGCCTCGTCGGCTTGGCGGGTGGCGGCCATGGTGGAACGTATCCCGCCGCCCGCGCGGGCAATCTCTTCATAGCTGGCGCCGTTGAGGCGCAGTTCGAATTCATGCGAACGGTCACCACCGAATACCAGGTGGGTGTGGCAGTCGATCAGGCCGGGGGTCAGCCAGCCGCCTTGGCCATCCACCACCTCGACATCCGCCAGGCGCAGACCGGCCACCTCGGCCGGCATATCCACCGCACGCCCCAGCCAGGCGATGCGGCCCTCATGGATCAACAGCGCCGCGCCGGGGATTTCGGCATAGCCAGTTGGCTCCGAGAGGGTAGCGAGATGTAGATTGCGCAGTAGTTGCGGGGAAGCGGACATAGGTATCGGATGCAATGAAGGGATAGGGATAGGCCTCAAGGCCTTTCAGTGGAGAAGGTATTGCACTGGCCGGGATTGCCGCCGGTCATGCCGCGCTGGAACCACTGCATGCGCTGGGTGGCGCTGCCGTGGGTAAAGCTGTCCGGCACCACCTCGTGGCCGGCCCGTTGTTGCAGACTGTCGTCGCCCACGGCGCGTGCCGCATTCAAGGCTGTCTCGGCATCGCCCGGGTCAAGCAGATTGCGTTGCGCAGCATAGAAACCCCACACGCCGGCGTAGCAATCGGCTTGCAGTTCCAAACGTACCGACACCCTGTTGGCTGCCGTGCCGCCCAGCCGGCTCATCTGTTGATGGGCCTTTTCCAACGCTCCGGTCAGATGCTGGATATGGTGGCCTACCTCGTGGGCGATAACATAGGCGCGGGCAAAATCACCCTGTGCGCCCAACTGCTTCTGCAAATGATCGAGGAAAGCCAGATCGATAAAGAGTTTCTGCTCGCCGGCGCAGTAGAACGGCCCGACCGCCGAGCTGGCCGTACCGCAGGCGGTCTGTACCCGGTCGCGGAACAGCACCAACTTGGGCGGTGCATACACCCTGCCCTGGCGCTGGAACAGTTCGCCCCAGACATCCTCGGTCACCGCCAGCGCCTTGGCGACGAAACGGGCTTGCTGGTCGTTGACCGGAACCGGCTTGGCCGGCCTCGCCGCGACTTGCTGCGACTGCACCACTTGGCCGCCGCCGGACACCAGTTGCATGGCCTGGTTGAAATCCAGGCCAAAGAACCAGCTGACGGCGGCGGCCAGCAGGACACCGGCGATGCCCAGCCCGCCCAGGCCGACACCGCCTTCGCCGCGCCTATCCTCGACATTGCTGCTTTCGCGTACGTCGTCCAGTCGCATGAGGGGGATATCCTATCGTGATAAAAAGCAGGGAGCGCGTAGCACACGCTCCCGGCGGATTATCCCAGCATAGGCAGTTTCAGACCCTTTTCACGTGCACAGGCTTGCGCATCCTCGTAGCCGGCATCGGCATGCCGCATCACGCCGGTAGCCGGATCGTTCCATAGCACCCGCTCGATACGCTTGTCGGCCGCCTCGCTGCCGTCGCAGACGATTACCACGCCGGCATGCTGGCTGTAACCCATGCCCACTCCGCCGCCATGGTGCAGCGACACCCAGGTCGCACCGCCGGCGGTATTCAGCAGGGCATTGAGCAGCGGCCAATCGGATACCGCATCGCTACCGTCCTTCATGGCTTCCGTCTCACGGTTCGGGGAAGCCACCGAACCGGAATCGAGATGATCGCGGCCGATCACCACCGGCGCCTTCAGCTCGCCGTTCCGGACCATCTCGTTGAACGCCAGCCCCAAGCGGTGGCGGTCGCCCAAGCCCACCCAGCAGATCCGCGCCGGCAGGCCCTGGAAGGCGATGCGCTCACGCGCCATATCCAGCCAGTTGTGCAGGTGCGCATCGTCGGGAATCAGCTCCTTGACCTTGGCATCGGTCTTGTAGATATCTTCCGGATCACCCGACAAGGCAACCCAGCGGAATGGGCCGATGCCCTTGCAGAACAGCGGCCGCACATAGGCCGGCACAAAACCGGGGAAGTCGAAGGCATTGGCCACGCCCATATCCTTGGCCATCTGGCGGATATTGTTGCCGTAATCCAGAGTCGCGGCGCCACGCGATTGCAGCGTCAGCATGGCCTCCACCTGGCGGGCCATGCTTTGCTTGGCCGGCAGGACGATGCTGTCCGGTTGCTGCCGTTGCGCCTCGCGCCAGCGCGCCATGCTCCAGCCTTGCGGCAGGTAGCCGTTGATCGGGTCGTGCGCACTGGTCTGGTCGGTGACCACATCGGGCGTGATACCGCGCGCGACCAATTCGGCAAAGACATCGGCGGCATTGCCCAGCAGGCCCACCGAAGTCGCGCGACCTTCGGCCTTGGCCGTGTCGAGCATGGCCAAGGCCTCATCCAGGCTGGCAGCCTTGCGGTCCAGATAGCGGGTCTTGAGGCGGAAATCGATGCGGCTCTCGTCGCACTCCACCGCCAGCATGCTGAAGCCGGCCATGGTCGCGGCCAGCGGCTGGGCACCGCCCATGCCGCCCAGGCCACCGGTCAAGATCCAGCGCCCGGCGGGCTTGCCGCCGAAATGCTGGTCGGCCACGGCGAAGAAGGTCTCGTAAGTGCCTTGCACGATGCCTTGCGAGCCGATGTAGATCCACGAGCCGGCCGTCATCTGGCCGTACATCATCAGGCCTTTGCGATCGAGTTCATTGAAATGCTCCCAATTGCCCCAGGCCGGCACCAGATTGGAATTGGCCAGCAATACCCGCGGCGCATCCGCATGGGTACGGAACACGCCTACCGGCTTGCCCGACTGGATCAGCAGGGTTTCGTCGTCGGACAGGGTCTTCAGACTGGCCAGGATCTGGTCGTAGCAAGCCCAGTCGCGCGCGGCGCGGCCGATGCCGCCGTACACCACCAGCGATGTGGGGTGCTCCGCCACTTCGGCATCCAGATTGTTCTGGATCATGCGGAAGGCTGCCTCGGTGAGCCAGCTCTTGCAACTGAGTTCATTGCCGCGCGGAGCGCGGATAACGCGGGTCGGATCAATGCGTGGGTCGCTCATGGCGCGGAAAACTCCTGTGTCGATATGCTTGAAAATTTTTGCCGGCGTGCTCAAGCAGGCTCAAAAATAGCCACTGAACTGATAACGTCCGGCCGGGTGATAGAGATTGGCCACGCTGGCGACCACCCCATTCGAAAAAGTCCGCCTATGCAGCACCAGGCAAGGTTCGTCCTGCTTCATTTCCAGCCTCGCCTTGCAGGACCGGTCGGGCCGACGCGCCTCGATGCGGTATTCCACCCGCGAAAGCGGCGCGCTGCCGGTCAGGTACTCGTTCGGCGTGATTCGGCTGTAATCCTGCCGCAGGTAGTCGGGCGCCAGGCCTGGATTGACCCAACGCTCTTCCAGCTGGATGGGCAAGCCGTTCTCGCGGTGCAGGATCAGCGAGTGGTATAGCGTGCTGCCCGCTTCCACCGCCATCTCGGCGGCGAGCGCGGCATCGGCCTTGACCGACTGCAACTTGAGCAGTTCGGCGGCATGGTCATGGCCGCGCGCACGGATTTCCTCGGCGATGCTGCGGATCTCGACCAGCGTGCTCTGGTATTTGGTGGCGGCCACGAAGGTCCCCGCACCCTGGCTACGGGTCAGCACGCCCTCGGCGGCCAGCTCGCGTACCGCCCGGTTGACCGTCATGCGCGCCACCCCGAAGCGCTTCACCAGTTCGTTCTCGCTTGGCACCTGCTCGCCCGCGCGCCAGGCACCGGCCTGGATCTCGCCGAGGATATAGTCCTTGATGAGCTGGTAGGCGGGCGGATTTTGCATGGCGACGGTTCAGGCCTGCGAATCGAAGCGATGCGGCGCCAGCTTGGCGAACACACCGCGCTTGACCATATCGGCCACGGCTTCGATATCCGGCGCGAAATAGCGATCCAGATCGTAATGCGGCACCTGCTTGCGGATCAGGCCCATGACCGGCAACAAGCGCGGCGAAGTCTGGTGGGGTGCGCGCAGATCCACGCCCTGGGCAGCAGCCAGCAACTCGATGGCCAGGATATGGCCGACGTTCTCGGCGATATCGCCCAGCTTGCGGGCAGCGAAGGTCGCCATCGAAACATGGTCTTCCTGGTTGGCCGAGGTCGGCAAGGAATCGACCGAGGCAGGATGGGCCAGGGTCTTGTTCTCGCTGGCCAGCGCCGCCGCCGTCACATGGGCGATCATGAAACCGGAGTTCACCCCGCCGTCGCGTACCAGGAAGGGCGGCAGGCCGGAGAGGGTACTGTCGATCAGCAGGGCGATGCGGCGTTCGGCCAGCGCGCCGATCTCGGACAGCGCAATGGCCAGGTTGTCGGCGGCGAAGGCCACCGGCTCGGCATGGAAATTACCGCCCGACAGCACTTCATTGGTATCCGGAAAGACCAGCGGGTTGTCCGATACCGCATCGGCCTCGCGCAACAGCACCACTCCCGCATGGCGGATCTGGTCCAGGCAGGCGCCCATCACCTGCG contains the following coding sequences:
- the hutI gene encoding imidazolonepropionase, with amino-acid sequence MSASPQLLRNLHLATLSEPTGYAEIPGAALLIHEGRIAWLGRAVDMPAEVAGLRLADVEVVDGQGGWLTPGLIDCHTHLVFGGDRSHEFELRLNGASYEEIARAGGGIRSTMAATRQADEAALLASALVRLDGMLREGLTTVEIKSGYGLDFASERKMLRVARALASQRGVNVHTSYLAAHALPAEFQGRPDDYIDACIHWLHELAAEGLVDAVDAFCENIGFSPAQVERLFLAARALGLPVKLHAEQLSDQGGAALTARHGGLSADHLEWLDEAGVAAMAAAGTVATLLPLAYYCLRETRLPPIAALRAAGVAMAVSTDCNPGTAPCSSPLLALNMACTQFRLTPSEALAGMTRHAATALGRSDVGRLAVGLRADLALWRIARPAELCYWLGGEPLIARWHDGRQV
- the ypfJ gene encoding KPN_02809 family neutral zinc metallopeptidase, producing MRLDDVRESSNVEDRRGEGGVGLGGLGIAGVLLAAAVSWFFGLDFNQAMQLVSGGGQVVQSQQVAARPAKPVPVNDQQARFVAKALAVTEDVWGELFQRQGRVYAPPKLVLFRDRVQTACGTASSAVGPFYCAGEQKLFIDLAFLDHLQKQLGAQGDFARAYVIAHEVGHHIQHLTGALEKAHQQMSRLGGTAANRVSVRLELQADCYAGVWGFYAAQRNLLDPGDAETALNAARAVGDDSLQQRAGHEVVPDSFTHGSATQRMQWFQRGMTGGNPGQCNTFSTERP
- the hutU gene encoding urocanate hydratase — its product is MSDPRIDPTRVIRAPRGNELSCKSWLTEAAFRMIQNNLDAEVAEHPTSLVVYGGIGRAARDWACYDQILASLKTLSDDETLLIQSGKPVGVFRTHADAPRVLLANSNLVPAWGNWEHFNELDRKGLMMYGQMTAGSWIYIGSQGIVQGTYETFFAVADQHFGGKPAGRWILTGGLGGMGGAQPLAATMAGFSMLAVECDESRIDFRLKTRYLDRKAASLDEALAMLDTAKAEGRATSVGLLGNAADVFAELVARGITPDVVTDQTSAHDPINGYLPQGWSMARWREAQRQQPDSIVLPAKQSMARQVEAMLTLQSRGAATLDYGNNIRQMAKDMGVANAFDFPGFVPAYVRPLFCKGIGPFRWVALSGDPEDIYKTDAKVKELIPDDAHLHNWLDMARERIAFQGLPARICWVGLGDRHRLGLAFNEMVRNGELKAPVVIGRDHLDSGSVASPNRETEAMKDGSDAVSDWPLLNALLNTAGGATWVSLHHGGGVGMGYSQHAGVVIVCDGSEAADKRIERVLWNDPATGVMRHADAGYEDAQACAREKGLKLPMLG
- the hutC gene encoding histidine utilization repressor; the protein is MQNPPAYQLIKDYILGEIQAGAWRAGEQVPSENELVKRFGVARMTVNRAVRELAAEGVLTRSQGAGTFVAATKYQSTLVEIRSIAEEIRARGHDHAAELLKLQSVKADAALAAEMAVEAGSTLYHSLILHRENGLPIQLEERWVNPGLAPDYLRQDYSRITPNEYLTGSAPLSRVEYRIEARRPDRSCKARLEMKQDEPCLVLHRRTFSNGVVASVANLYHPAGRYQFSGYF